A window of [Clostridium] innocuum genomic DNA:
ACAGTTGTCCCGAGCTCTTCTGCCCAGACGGTCGGCCCCTATACATTATACTCCCTGTGGTCAATTCCACTTCCGTCAGTCATATAACTGAATAAACTGTATCATTTTTTCAGCCGAACGTCAATAGGCTTGCATACAAAATAAGCTTACAAAATAAGAAGGTCACGATTCACAGCAAATCCACGAAAAGAAGGATCAAACAGAAGTATAACAATCACACAGGATGGAAAGTCATTCCCCCGTCAGATTATTACATCTTTTCTTTTTTGAAAATTCGTTTATAAACTGTGAACAGTAACAAAAGCAGACCGCCTGTCCGCCGTATCGTGGAAACAGACAGTCTGATCGTGAAGTCAGATTTGGGCTGGTTGTAAAGTTATAAGGAAAACAAAGAACTGCAATCTCTTTGTTAGTTTAATCTAACTTCATATATAGAATACTCTTTTTTACAGCATCTGTCAATGAAAACATCCTGAACTCTTTATAAAAAAAGAAGCTGATGATGATAAGGTGCGCAACTTCAGAAAATAAAAACGAAAAGGCTTTGAATTCCTCTCCGTCTTTCTTCATATGTATGTTAATAAACAGTAAAACCGCCATCACTTGCGACAATGCTACCGGTGATGTGTCTTGCCTCATCACTGGCAAAATACAGGATCGTCGCTGCCTGCTCCTCACTTGTAGCATTGCGATGCTGCAGAGTTTCCGTCTTACCGGCAATCATGGAATTCTTCATAAATTCCTGCGGGTCTTTTCCCTGTGCCTTCAATTCCGCAATCTTGGCATAAATCTTCTGCTTTGCGGCTTCTGTCAGCGGTGTATCGGTTCCTGCCGGACAGATGGCATTGCAGGTAATGTTTTTCGCAGCGTAATCCATTGCCGTTGATTTTGTCAGTCCGACAACACCGTGCTTGCTGGCAACATAGGCAGGTCCTGCAGGAGTTGCCCGAATACCTGCCACGGATGCGGTATTCACAATACTTCCACCGGTTTCATTGGTAAGCATGTATTTCACTTCCTCACGAATGCAATAGAACATGGCATTCAGATTGGCATTGACAACGCTGAACCAGTCCTCATCTGTCAAATCTTCGATTTTCTTGGAATCTCCGACGATGCCGGCATTGTTAATAGCGATATCGATACGTCCATACACTTCCATCACTTTCGCATACAGGGCGATGATATCTTCTTTTATAGTCACATCACAGCGCACAAACAGTGCCTTGCCTCCCTGATCCGTAATGGTCTTTTCAATCGCCTTTCCGCGTTCCTCATTTCGTCCTGCGATGACAACGGTTGCCCCTTCTGCACCGGCACGGATACAAACTGCTTTTCCTATTCCGGAGGTTCCTCCGGTTACGACCATAATTTTATCCTTAAAACGTTCTGTATTCATAAAAAGCTCCTTTCTGTTTTCTTAGTATTATTATAGCGCTTACAAAGAAAAAATACTACACTTATACAATCTTTATGCAGAGTTGAAAACCGCAGCTGGAAATCCTCCATGCTACGGCTATTTCATTTTATCTATACGCTTTCGTTCCCTTTATTTCTTTATCTCCTTCCTTATGCTTCTTTTTCATACTGCGTTGATGGCTCTAGCATCGCATCCAGTACAAGCTGCGCCATTTCATAATGCAGCTTGCGATAATCCTCCTCACATTCCCATTTCTCGTTCTTGCGACTGACATGAACAGCGAGGCAGTTTGCAGCAGGAATCTGGTATAAGGATGCTAGTATATAAAGTACTGCTGTTTCCATTTCACAATTCATAATTCCCAGACTTGACCATTCTTCAATCATATTGGGAACAGGAAGTGCTTTTCCCTTTATTGAAATACCCCTTCCCTGCCCTATGTAATATGTTTCTGCCGTCAGTCCCAATCCGATATGGATTTTTTTACTGCCGGACAGATGTTTTGCAATCCGACTGACTAACAGCGAATCTGCAACAGCAGGATACGTATCCGGGACATAAGTCGTCATCAATCCTGTTGTTCGTGCCATTCCAGTATTTAAAATGATATCGCCTGGCTCAATATCGTCACGCCATGCGCCGCAGCCTCCGCAACGTACGATTTGTTTTGCTCCATTTTCCAGCAGCTCACTCACACAGATTTCCGTTGAGCCTACACCTATACCGGTAGAACATACGGATACCTTCTGATTTTTATAATAACCATTCATTAAAAGAAATTCACGATTATTAACAATAATACTACGCTTATCAAACGCTTCTGCAAGAAGTGAAACCCTACCAGGATCTCCAACAATTATGGTCGCTTCCCCCAAATCTCCGTGCTTTAATTCTTTCAAATGTATACTCATATTATCTACCTCCTATGCCTGTGTTTCTGCTGGCTTTGGCTTGTGTATCTGTAGCGTTGTCACTGTAATCAGAGATATACAGTATAACACGGTAAGAAATGCCATGGCTACTGTTAGAGAATAGTTATCTAAAAAGAAACCGATAGCGATTGAGGAAAAACCACCAATAGCACGACCGATATTGAAAATAATATTATTTGCAGTTGCACGGATATGTGTTGGATATAGATTACCAACAATTGCTCCATAGCCTGCATTCATACCGTTGGCAAAAAAACCTACAATTGCGCCCCCAACCAAGATCAACATTGCAGAATCTGCAAAGGAATATGCAAATACTGCAATCGCAGATGCAATCAGAAATGATGCATAGGCCGTTTTGGCACCAATCTTATCCATAATCTGACCGAAGACCAGCATTCCTAAAGACATACCGATAATGGTTGCTATCATCCAAATTGATGAACCGGAAATACTAAGTCCGGCTTTGTTTTGCAAAATTGAAGGAAGCCAGTTCATCAGCCCAAAGTATCCGGCAACCTGTACAATCGCCATAATGGTCAGACGAATCGTTGTAAAAGCCCTTCCTTCTGTAAAAAGATCACGTATTCCTGATTTTTTAGTAACCGATTCTTTTTTTACCGCCTTCCATGCTTCAGATTCCGGCAGCTTCCAAAGGATAAAAACAGCCAGGAAAATTGGAAGAGCACCAAATACAAATAAACCTCTCCAGCCGAATGTTGGAATAATCAATGCAGCTCCTATGGCAGCAATGATACTGCCAAGCTGTCCTGCAATTGTTACAAATGAAGTAATTCTTCCTCTTTTACCCTCAGCGAAAGAATCCGCAATGATGGACATAATCACACCATACTCTCCGCCTCCGCCGACACCTACCAAAAAGCGCAGCACATAAATGGCAGTTATGCTTGTAGAACAAGCTGTCAGCCCTGTCGCTATAGAGAAAATAGCGACTGTAATTGCAAAAATTTTTACTCTGCCATACTTGTCTGCCAATGTTCCAAAGATGATACCACCGGCCAGCATTCCCAGATTGGTGATGGTGGATATCGCTCCACCTGCAGTTGAGCTGATTGCAAAATCAGCAATAATAGAGGTCAGTACATAGGATAACAGCATCGTACTACAGCTCTGCATTCCCAGCCCGGCCATTGTGGTACCTAATGCCGTTTTCTGATAGGTACTCATATTCATACGTTCTTGACTCATAAAAAGTCTCCTTTCCTTACACCACCATTTTAGATAGAAAAGCGCATTCTAACAATTGTAGAAAGAGCCCAAAAATTACCAGTGATTTCGTGTATCTACACAATTTACACGTTTACTTCTTGTATGATATCATTCAGTAATAAATAAGGTGTATTGTAACCGCAATCATATTATTTATATACCGGTATGATCTGTATCCAAAAACATCACACGAAATTTGTGAATGGGAGGTGATACCGTATGATCTATTTAAGCACGATCATGAGCAGTGATATCTGGGATCTGAAAGCGCTGTATGAGGGGGCTAATGTACAGCGCTTGGTTGCTTCTGTAACCATTATGGAATCTCTACCCATACGGGAATGGGCGAAGGGTGGTGAACTGCTTCTGACAAGTTCCAGAACATTACCGGAAAATGAGCAGGATCTGCTGGAGTTACTCCATGATATGCAGCGCCTGTCAACCGCTGCTCTTGCGGTAAAATGCAGAGAAACTGACGAGCATATGGCGCGTGTAAAAAGACTTTCCATACTGGCGCAGGAATGGCAGATTCCCATTTTTCTCATTCCGCCTCAGCGAACCTACCTATCCTTAACGAATGCTATCAATCGTCTGCTTTCTCTGGCAGATGAACAGGATACCCTTAAGGAATACCTTATGCGTTATCTGCTATTAAGCACGGATCCTTTCAAGGATTTGATTGTCCGACGCTGTACGCAGTCATTGCAGCTTGCACTGTTTCAGAACGAACTGCAGCTGATTCAGTTTCAAATTGATAGAGAATCTACGAATGCTCAGCTTTCTGAGCAGAAGCGCTATTCGATTTTTCTGCATGTCTGTACGATATATGAGCGTATGAAGCAACAGCATCTGCTTCATGACTTTCTCTTCATGCATACGAACACGGCGATTTATACAGCCGTAATTCTGAAAGCTTCACAGTTTTCTTCAGCCTGTATACAAGAACTTAAGCAGTTGATTCCAGTATATCCAGATCTGCAGATTGGAATCAGCTCAGTTCAGAAAGCAGCTAATATTGCTGAGCTGATGAAAGAAGCTGAATTTTCTGTACACGTTGGTCTGACACTACAGAAACAGCAGATTATCCTTTATCCAAAGGTACAACTGCTGCGAATCATACAGGAGCTTCAGCAGCAGGATAAAACAAATTATTTTCAGCAGACCATTGCACCGCTAAAGGAGTATCCTTTTCTGTTGGATACTCTTATCAAATACTTCCGCAATAACGAGAACCAGAAGCAAACATGTAAAGAGTTGTTTATTCATGTTAATACACTGCAGTATCGGCTGAAGAAAATTGAAGCATTATGTGGTTTACACATGAATGACATGCAGGAGAAAATAAACCTTTATGTATCCTTATTATCACATATGATGGAAAATTGGAGGAATGACAATGACAATGATTGAATTGAAAAACATTTCAAAATGTTTTACGACAGCTAACGGAGAGCGGATACAAGCAATTAAAGATGTATCTCTTGCAATCCATGAACACGAATTCATCTCTATTATTGATCCCAGCGGCTGTGGCAAATCCACATTGCTGCGAATCGTAAGTGAATTACAGGAACGTGACGGTGGAGAAATCGTATTCCATGACAACACGTTAAAAGAAAATCTGGGTTTTGTATTTCAGGATTCAGTTTTATTCCCTTGGAAAAGTGTTTATGAAAATATCATAATGCCATTGGAAATCAAACATCAAAAAACACCGGAATCATTGATGCGTGTAGAGAAATTGCTGGAGTTGATGAAACTTAAGGAATTTCGAAATTCTCTGCCAAAGGAGCTGAGCGGAGGTATGAAGCAGAGAGCTTCCATCGCTCGTTCACTTAGCTACGACCCAAAGCTACTGTTAATGGATGAACCCTTTGGTGCGTTGGATGCCCTGACACGAGATTATTTGAATCTGGAGCTCAGACGTCTTTGGAAACAGACGAAAAAAACCATTCTATTTGTTACACATGACATAGAAGAGGCTGTTTTTCTATCCACACGCGTTGCCGTTTTAAGTAATCGGCCTTCCAAAATTCGCGACATCATCACTATTGATCTCCCACAGGAACGAAGCCTGAAGCTGCGAGAAGCTATAGAGTTTACGGATTATGTATCCAGATTGCGAGGTATGCTGAATGAGCAGGCATAAAAAAGAAGCGATATGGTATACGCTTCTCTCTCTATCTGTATTTATCTTTTTATGGTATGCTTATGTAACTTTTTTCCATATTCCCTCCTTCATCCTACCAACTCCCACTGCCGTTGCTAAGGAAATGGTTTTTCAGCTCACGCAAATGGATTTTTATAAAAATCTGCTATATACCCTGAGCGAGGTTCTGTTTGGCTTCGCACTCTCAGTTTTGTTTGGTATTATAGTCGGTTACTGTATTGGGAAGCATCCACATATCAAACAGCTGAGTATGCCTCTGCTTGTATTTTTTCAGGTATCACCGAAAATTGCCTTAATTCCTATTTTCATTATCTGGTTTGGACTTGGTTATGGCTCCAAATTATTCATCGTTTTCATCATGTCCTTTTTTCCTATCATAGAAGGTGTGCTGCTGGGTCTCGGTCATATCCCAAAAGAAATGTATGCATATATGCAGGTATTGAACGCAGATCGCAGACAGATATTTACTCAGCTAGAGTTTCCGTGCTGCATACCGTATCTTCTCTCTTCCTTCAAGATAAGCATCCTACAGGCTATTATTGGAGCAACTGTAGCGGAATGGATGGCAGGACAGTTGGGTATCGGATATTTGCAATCATTTGCCAGTTCCACCTTTGATAGTCCGCTGCTGATATCAGGTATTCTATTTACCATTTTGCTGGGAATTTTACTGTATGCAGCTGTAAACCTGCTGGAACAACGGTTACAGCGATATCAGGAGGTAAAGCAATGAAAAAATTCTGTTTCATTTTGTTATCTTTATGTTTGTTATCCGGATGTACTGGTTCTTCGTTTCACCCATATAAAAATACAGATGGACTATTTGAAGTTGATATTCAGATTGATGGAGCTGCAACACCTTATTATGCGCCGCTATATCTCGCACAGGAAAAGGGCTATTTCAAGGAGGAAGGACTGCAGGTCAATTTCTATTATGCATCTGCTGCAGAAATTGTTAAAAACGTGGGGGCAGGAAATGTACCCTTCGGTTTTCCTAATGCGGATACTGTATTGTTGGGTCGGGGAAACGGTGTTCCAGTCAACATCATTCATACTACCTATCAGAAGGGGCTGGGAGCAATCATTTACAAAAGCGAATCTGGCATTCATAAAATACAGGATCTGAAGGGCAAAACAATTGCCATTACAAGTTATGGCAGTCCCAATTATATTCAGCTGAAGGTTATTCTGCAGCAGAACGGCCTATCCATCCATGATGTGCAAATCAAAGTGATCGGAACAGGTGCAATTGTGAATGCTCTCGTTTCCAATCAGGTAGATGCAATTTGCTTTTCTAAGCTTCGCACCTATGAGCTTCAGTCTAGTGGAATCGACGTTAAACAGTTTCTCAGCAACGACTATATGCCCTCCTATGGAAATGTAGTAATCACCTCACAGACTTTCTTGAAAGAGCATCCGGAAATATGCAGAGGTTTTACGAATGCCTTGAATCGGGGTATGCAGGATATTATAGAAGGTCAGGTGCAGGAAGCTGTGAATATCGCAAAGGAAAAATTTACACCAAGCATTGCCGGAAGTGAACAGAAATACATAGATATTATTTCGCAGGAATTTGTAAAAAATCTTTGGGTTTCTGAAGATACCGCAGTGTATGGATATGGCTACAGTAATCTCCATGATTATCAGATTTACATTGACCTGCTGCAAAAAAACGGATTATTCAAGACATCCTTTCCTGCAGTTGAGCTCATAGTTCAACCGGGAGGTGCATCATGAAAAAAACAAGAATCTATGTGGAAATGTGCGTACTGCTTACATGCCTGCTGATACTGTGGCAGTTTATCACCATTATATTTCATATCCCCAGCTATTATCTTCCTTCTCCTGTTGATTTTTTCAAATATTTTATACAATTTATGCAAAGCGGCAACATGGGATTGCATATCACAACAACGCTGTATGAAATTTTTATCGGCACCTTCTGGGGTATTATCTTTGGTATGATTCTCGGTTATTTACTTGCGAAAAATAGACTTTTAGAGAATCTGTTTATGCCATTGCTTCTCATCATGCAGATTTCACCGAAAATTTCCATTGCTCCGCTATTCATTTTATGGTTTGGGCTTGGACTGACTTCCAAAATAGCATTGGTTATTCTGGTAGTATCCTTCCCTATCATGGTAGCGGAAAGCAGTTCATTGAAGAAAATCAATACCGGATATATGGACCTCATGAATATATTACAGGCAAATCGATGGCAGATTTTCATACGTATGGAGCTTCCCTGTGCCTTCCATGAGGTCATCAGCGGCAGCAAAATAGCAGTTACACAGGCAATTACAAGCGCTGTCATCGGAGAAATGATGGGAGCAAAAGCCGGTCTTGGCTATCTGCTGACAAACGGTGCAGAAATGTATGATTTAAATATGATTCTCTCTTCAATATTCTTGCTCTCTCTGCTGGGACTTCTTTTATATGAAGCATGTCAGATTGTGGAGCATAAAGTGCTGTATTGGAAATAACAATGCCTTTTTGACAATGCATATGCTTTTTTTCTTAAGGCTGTATATTCAAAAAAGGGAAATCCAAAACTATTGAAATTACTCAATCGTTTGGATTTCCTTTTTCATAAGAACTCGAAGATATAAAACATGCAAATGCTGAATATTTTTTGCCTTATGCTTTTATAACTCTGATAAAGACGTATTTAATACTCCAGCTCATTCATAGAGATGGTCGTAAAGTTTAAAGATTCCAGCACCTTTAGTATTGCATTCGCTGTATCAAAGGAAGTGAAGCAGCTGATATTGTTTTCTGCGGATACCCGGCGAATCAGGAAGCCATCATTGGTTACCTCCTTATCTTCACTGGACATGGTATTGATCACATAATTCACCTTACCCTTACGAATCACATCCAGGACATTCAAATCGCCCTCCTGGGAAATCTTATTGACGGTTTTCACAAACAATCCGTTTCCCTGTAAGAAAGCAGCCGTGCCGCAAGTCGCATAGATACCGTACCCGATGGCAGAGAAACGCTTTGCAATACGCAGGCCTTCCTCTTTGTCATCATCCGCAATCGTCATCAGCACATTACCATGATTCGGAATACGGATACCGCTAGCAAGCAGTGCCTTGTACAGCGCCTTCTCCAAGGTAACATCACCGCCCAGTGCTTCTCCGGTTGATTTCATTTCCGGGCCCAGCACGGTATCTACGCTGCGCAGCTTTGCAAAGGAAAACACGGGAGCCTTGACAAAAACGCGGTTTTCAAACGGACGAAGCCCTTCTGCATAGCCCTGCTCATGCAATGAGTCACCGAGGACGCAGCGCGTTGCGATATGACTCATCGCCACACCGGTTATTTTACTTAGAAACGGCACGGTACGGGAGCTTCGCGGATTGACCTCCAGAACATATACCATTTCCTCATTTCCATCCTTTGGTGCCTCCACGATAAACTGGATATTAAACAAGCCGATAAAATGGAATCCCTTTCCGATACGAATACTGTAATCGACGATGGTGTCCCGCACCTTATCCGATATGGTCTGCGGCGGATAGACACTAATGGAATCACCGGAATGAATACCTGCGCGTTCGATATGCTCCATGATTCCCGGAATATACACATGTTCACCATCGCAGATCGCATCAATTTCCAGCTCCTTACCGACAATGTATTTATCGACCAGAATCGGTGCATCGTGGCTGATTTCCTTAACTGCCGTAGCCATATAAATACGCAGATCATCATCATTGTGCACGATTTCCATTGCACGTCCGCCAAGGACATAGGATGGACGCACCAGCACCGGATACCCGATGCGGTTCGCAATGTTTACGGCTTCCTCTACCTCCACCGCTGTTTCTCCCTTCGGCTGCGGGATATCCAGCGTGTGCAGCATCGCTTCAAATGCATGACGGTCTTCGGCACGGTCAATGTCCTTAAGAGAGGTTCCCAGAATCTTCACACCGCGTTCCACCAGCTTATCTGCCAAATTGATTGCCGTCTGACCGCCAAACTGAACAATCACGCCCAGTGGCTGTTCCAGATCCACAACGTGCATAACATCCTCGATCGTCAGCGGTTCAAAATACAGCTTGTCGGAAATCGAGAAATCTGTCGATACCGTTTCCGGATTGTTGTTGATAACGATTGCCTCATAGCCGCACTCCCGCAGCGTCATGACACAGTGTACAGTCGCATAGTCGAATTCCACACCCTGTCCGATACGAATCGGTCCGGAGCCGAGAACAATGATTTTCTTACGGTCTGTACGGAAGGATTCCGTTTCCTGTTCATAGGTGGAATAGAAATACGGTGTCGCACTTTCAAATTCCGCTGCACAGGTATCCACCATTTTGTATACCGGTATGATGCCGTTTTTCTTCCGCAGCTCATAGACGGAGCGCTCCTTCATCCCCCACTTGCGGGCGATATAGGAATCCGCAAAGCCATTTTCCTTCAACGTACGGAGTACGGAAAGATCCTGTGGAAGTGCCATCATTTCTTCTTCCAGAGAAATGATATTCGCAAATTTATGCAGGAAGAACATATCGATTCTCGTAATTTCATGAATACTTGCCAGAGATTCCCTGCGGCGAATCAGCTCGGCGATGCCAAACATGCGCAGATCGTCCTTTACCGCAATCTTCTCCCACAGCTGCTCTGTGGTACAGGCATTGATTTCCTTATGATCGATGTGATCACATTTCATTTCCAGAGATCGTACTGCCTTCAGAAAGCTTTCTTCAAAATTGCGACCGATGGACATGACTTCACCGGTAGCCTTCATCTGTGTTCCCAGACGGCGGTCGGCACGCTCAAATTTATCAAACGGGAAGCGTGCCAGCTTTGTCACAATGTAATCCAGTGACGGTTCAAAGCAGGCATAACTCGTCCTGGTAATCGGATTGATGATCTCATCCAGCGTCATACCGACCGCAATCTTAGCTGCCAGCTTTGCAATCGGATAGCCGGTTGCCTTGGAGGCAAGCGCAGAAGAGCGGGATACTCTTGGATTCACCTCAATAATATAGTATTTGAAGCTGTTGGGATCCAATGCCAGCTGTACATTGCAGCCTCCGCATATATTCAAAGCACGAATGATTTTCAGACTGGCATTGCGCAGCATCTGATGCTCACGATCGGACAGCGTCTGTACAGGAGCCACAACCATAGAGTCACCGGTATGGATTCCCACCGGATCGATGTTTTCCATGTTGCAGACCACGATTGCATTATTGTTATTGTCCCGCATAACCTCGTATTCAATTTCCTTAAAGCCTGCGATACTTCGTTCAATCAGACACTGATGTACCGGGGACAGCTTTAATCCGTTATCTGCAATGATACGCAGCTCCTCTTCCGTATCCGCAAAGCCTCCGCCGGTTCCTCCCAGTGTATAGGCCGGGCGAACAACAACCGGATAGCCAATGGAATCCGCAAAGGCAATCGCCTCTTCCACGGTATGTACAATATCACTTTCCGGTACCGGTTCATGGATTTCATACATCAGGTTTCGAAACAGCTCGCGGTCCTCCGCCTTGTTAATGGCAGTTAAATCCGTTCCCAGTATCTCCACATCGTATTCCGCAAGGATACCGGATTCAGCCAGCTCAACAACCAGATTTAATCCGGTCTGTCCTCCCAGACTGCCCAGGACGGCATCCGGGCGTTCCTTATAAATGATACGGCTGGCGAATTCCAGCGTCAGCGGTTCAATATAAACACGATCCGCAATCGTTGTATCGGTCATGATGGTTGCCGGAT
This region includes:
- a CDS encoding SDR family oxidoreductase, translating into MNTERFKDKIMVVTGGTSGIGKAVCIRAGAEGATVVIAGRNEERGKAIEKTITDQGGKALFVRCDVTIKEDIIALYAKVMEVYGRIDIAINNAGIVGDSKKIEDLTDEDWFSVVNANLNAMFYCIREEVKYMLTNETGGSIVNTASVAGIRATPAGPAYVASKHGVVGLTKSTAMDYAAKNITCNAICPAGTDTPLTEAAKQKIYAKIAELKAQGKDPQEFMKNSMIAGKTETLQHRNATSEEQAATILYFASDEARHITGSIVASDGGFTVY
- a CDS encoding nucleoside phosphorylase; its protein translation is MSIHLKELKHGDLGEATIIVGDPGRVSLLAEAFDKRSIIVNNREFLLMNGYYKNQKVSVCSTGIGVGSTEICVSELLENGAKQIVRCGGCGAWRDDIEPGDIILNTGMARTTGLMTTYVPDTYPAVADSLLVSRIAKHLSGSKKIHIGLGLTAETYYIGQGRGISIKGKALPVPNMIEEWSSLGIMNCEMETAVLYILASLYQIPAANCLAVHVSRKNEKWECEEDYRKLHYEMAQLVLDAMLEPSTQYEKEA
- a CDS encoding MFS transporter, translating into MSQERMNMSTYQKTALGTTMAGLGMQSCSTMLLSYVLTSIIADFAISSTAGGAISTITNLGMLAGGIIFGTLADKYGRVKIFAITVAIFSIATGLTACSTSITAIYVLRFLVGVGGGGEYGVIMSIIADSFAEGKRGRITSFVTIAGQLGSIIAAIGAALIIPTFGWRGLFVFGALPIFLAVFILWKLPESEAWKAVKKESVTKKSGIRDLFTEGRAFTTIRLTIMAIVQVAGYFGLMNWLPSILQNKAGLSISGSSIWMIATIIGMSLGMLVFGQIMDKIGAKTAYASFLIASAIAVFAYSFADSAMLILVGGAIVGFFANGMNAGYGAIVGNLYPTHIRATANNIIFNIGRAIGGFSSIAIGFFLDNYSLTVAMAFLTVLYCISLITVTTLQIHKPKPAETQA
- a CDS encoding PucR family transcriptional regulator, which gives rise to MIYLSTIMSSDIWDLKALYEGANVQRLVASVTIMESLPIREWAKGGELLLTSSRTLPENEQDLLELLHDMQRLSTAALAVKCRETDEHMARVKRLSILAQEWQIPIFLIPPQRTYLSLTNAINRLLSLADEQDTLKEYLMRYLLLSTDPFKDLIVRRCTQSLQLALFQNELQLIQFQIDRESTNAQLSEQKRYSIFLHVCTIYERMKQQHLLHDFLFMHTNTAIYTAVILKASQFSSACIQELKQLIPVYPDLQIGISSVQKAANIAELMKEAEFSVHVGLTLQKQQIILYPKVQLLRIIQELQQQDKTNYFQQTIAPLKEYPFLLDTLIKYFRNNENQKQTCKELFIHVNTLQYRLKKIEALCGLHMNDMQEKINLYVSLLSHMMENWRNDNDND
- a CDS encoding ABC transporter ATP-binding protein, whose product is MTMIELKNISKCFTTANGERIQAIKDVSLAIHEHEFISIIDPSGCGKSTLLRIVSELQERDGGEIVFHDNTLKENLGFVFQDSVLFPWKSVYENIIMPLEIKHQKTPESLMRVEKLLELMKLKEFRNSLPKELSGGMKQRASIARSLSYDPKLLLMDEPFGALDALTRDYLNLELRRLWKQTKKTILFVTHDIEEAVFLSTRVAVLSNRPSKIRDIITIDLPQERSLKLREAIEFTDYVSRLRGMLNEQA
- a CDS encoding ABC transporter permease — protein: MSRHKKEAIWYTLLSLSVFIFLWYAYVTFFHIPSFILPTPTAVAKEMVFQLTQMDFYKNLLYTLSEVLFGFALSVLFGIIVGYCIGKHPHIKQLSMPLLVFFQVSPKIALIPIFIIWFGLGYGSKLFIVFIMSFFPIIEGVLLGLGHIPKEMYAYMQVLNADRRQIFTQLEFPCCIPYLLSSFKISILQAIIGATVAEWMAGQLGIGYLQSFASSTFDSPLLISGILFTILLGILLYAAVNLLEQRLQRYQEVKQ
- a CDS encoding ABC transporter substrate-binding protein, with amino-acid sequence MKKFCFILLSLCLLSGCTGSSFHPYKNTDGLFEVDIQIDGAATPYYAPLYLAQEKGYFKEEGLQVNFYYASAAEIVKNVGAGNVPFGFPNADTVLLGRGNGVPVNIIHTTYQKGLGAIIYKSESGIHKIQDLKGKTIAITSYGSPNYIQLKVILQQNGLSIHDVQIKVIGTGAIVNALVSNQVDAICFSKLRTYELQSSGIDVKQFLSNDYMPSYGNVVITSQTFLKEHPEICRGFTNALNRGMQDIIEGQVQEAVNIAKEKFTPSIAGSEQKYIDIISQEFVKNLWVSEDTAVYGYGYSNLHDYQIYIDLLQKNGLFKTSFPAVELIVQPGGAS
- a CDS encoding ABC transporter permease, translating into MKKTRIYVEMCVLLTCLLILWQFITIIFHIPSYYLPSPVDFFKYFIQFMQSGNMGLHITTTLYEIFIGTFWGIIFGMILGYLLAKNRLLENLFMPLLLIMQISPKISIAPLFILWFGLGLTSKIALVILVVSFPIMVAESSSLKKINTGYMDLMNILQANRWQIFIRMELPCAFHEVISGSKIAVTQAITSAVIGEMMGAKAGLGYLLTNGAEMYDLNMILSSIFLLSLLGLLLYEACQIVEHKVLYWK
- the carB gene encoding carbamoyl-phosphate synthase large subunit; the encoded protein is MTKRTDIKKILVIGSGPIVIGQAAEFDYAGSQACQSLREEGYEVVLINSNPATIMTDTTIADRVYIEPLTLEFASRIIYKERPDAVLGSLGGQTGLNLVVELAESGILAEYDVEILGTDLTAINKAEDRELFRNLMYEIHEPVPESDIVHTVEEAIAFADSIGYPVVVRPAYTLGGTGGGFADTEEELRIIADNGLKLSPVHQCLIERSIAGFKEIEYEVMRDNNNNAIVVCNMENIDPVGIHTGDSMVVAPVQTLSDREHQMLRNASLKIIRALNICGGCNVQLALDPNSFKYYIIEVNPRVSRSSALASKATGYPIAKLAAKIAVGMTLDEIINPITRTSYACFEPSLDYIVTKLARFPFDKFERADRRLGTQMKATGEVMSIGRNFEESFLKAVRSLEMKCDHIDHKEINACTTEQLWEKIAVKDDLRMFGIAELIRRRESLASIHEITRIDMFFLHKFANIISLEEEMMALPQDLSVLRTLKENGFADSYIARKWGMKERSVYELRKKNGIIPVYKMVDTCAAEFESATPYFYSTYEQETESFRTDRKKIIVLGSGPIRIGQGVEFDYATVHCVMTLRECGYEAIVINNNPETVSTDFSISDKLYFEPLTIEDVMHVVDLEQPLGVIVQFGGQTAINLADKLVERGVKILGTSLKDIDRAEDRHAFEAMLHTLDIPQPKGETAVEVEEAVNIANRIGYPVLVRPSYVLGGRAMEIVHNDDDLRIYMATAVKEISHDAPILVDKYIVGKELEIDAICDGEHVYIPGIMEHIERAGIHSGDSISVYPPQTISDKVRDTIVDYSIRIGKGFHFIGLFNIQFIVEAPKDGNEEMVYVLEVNPRSSRTVPFLSKITGVAMSHIATRCVLGDSLHEQGYAEGLRPFENRVFVKAPVFSFAKLRSVDTVLGPEMKSTGEALGGDVTLEKALYKALLASGIRIPNHGNVLMTIADDDKEEGLRIAKRFSAIGYGIYATCGTAAFLQGNGLFVKTVNKISQEGDLNVLDVIRKGKVNYVINTMSSEDKEVTNDGFLIRRVSAENNISCFTSFDTANAILKVLESLNFTTISMNELEY